The Mycolicibacterium flavescens genome has a segment encoding these proteins:
- the mtrA gene encoding DNA-binding response regulator MtrA, whose translation MVSMRQRILVVDDDPSLAEMLTIVLRGEGFDTAVIGDGTQALTAVRELRPDLVLLDLMLPGMNGIDVCRVLRADSGVPIVMLTAKTDTVDVVLGLESGADDYVMKPFKPKELVARVRARLRRNEDEPAEMLSIGDVDIDVPAHKVTRQGEQISLTPLEFDLLVALARKPRQVFTRDVLLEQVWGYRHPADTRLVNVHVQRLRAKVEKDPENPQVVLTVRGVGYKAGPP comes from the coding sequence ATGGTCTCCATGAGGCAAAGGATTCTGGTTGTCGACGATGACCCGTCGCTCGCCGAGATGCTCACCATCGTGCTGCGGGGCGAAGGCTTCGACACCGCCGTCATCGGCGACGGCACCCAAGCGCTGACCGCGGTCCGCGAGCTGCGGCCCGATCTGGTCCTTCTCGACCTGATGCTGCCCGGCATGAACGGCATCGACGTCTGCCGGGTGCTCCGCGCGGATTCCGGCGTGCCGATCGTGATGCTGACCGCCAAGACCGACACCGTCGACGTCGTACTGGGCCTGGAGTCCGGCGCCGACGACTATGTGATGAAGCCGTTCAAGCCCAAAGAGCTCGTCGCCCGCGTGCGGGCCCGCCTGCGGCGCAACGAGGACGAGCCGGCCGAGATGCTGTCGATCGGCGACGTCGACATCGACGTGCCCGCGCACAAGGTCACCCGTCAGGGCGAGCAGATCTCGCTGACCCCGCTGGAGTTCGACCTGTTGGTGGCGTTGGCGCGCAAACCGCGGCAGGTGTTTACTCGTGATGTGCTGCTCGAACAGGTGTGGGGTTATCGACACCCCGCGGACACCCGTTTGGTGAACGTGCATGTCCAACGGTTGCGGGCGAAGGTCGAGAAGGACCCTGAGAACCCGCAGGTGGTGCTCACTGTTCGAGGAGTGGGGTACAAGGCCGGACCGCCGTGA
- the tmk gene encoding thymidylate kinase yields MVIEGVDGAGKRTLTNGLRTAFEAEGRTVTSLAFPRYGQSVEADVAAEALHGSHGDLADSVYAMAVLFALDRARARAEIERLQDTYDVVILDRYVASNAAYSAARLRQGADGEVVEWVRALEYERLALPRPHAQVLLAVPVELAAQRAEQRANTEVDRAKDAYERDGGLQQRTSDVYAALAASQWCGRWKVAGPDVDPVALAAELDAH; encoded by the coding sequence ATGGTCATCGAAGGGGTCGACGGAGCGGGTAAGCGCACGTTGACCAACGGACTTCGAACCGCGTTCGAAGCCGAGGGCAGGACGGTGACGAGCCTGGCGTTTCCGCGCTACGGGCAGTCGGTGGAGGCCGACGTGGCCGCCGAGGCGCTGCACGGATCCCACGGTGACCTCGCCGACTCCGTGTACGCGATGGCGGTGTTGTTCGCGCTCGACCGTGCCCGCGCCCGAGCCGAGATCGAGCGCCTGCAGGACACCTACGACGTCGTCATCCTGGACCGCTATGTCGCGTCCAACGCCGCTTACAGCGCCGCGCGCCTTCGCCAGGGCGCCGACGGCGAGGTCGTCGAGTGGGTGCGCGCCCTGGAGTACGAGCGCCTCGCGCTTCCGCGGCCGCACGCACAGGTGCTGCTGGCCGTGCCCGTAGAACTGGCGGCCCAGCGCGCCGAGCAGCGCGCCAACACCGAGGTGGACCGGGCCAAAGACGCCTACGAGCGCGACGGCGGGCTACAGCAACGCACCTCCGACGTCTACGCCGCACTGGCCGCATCGCAGTGGTGCGGCCGCTGGAAGGTCGCCGGACCCGACGTCGATCCGGTCGCGCTCGCCGCCGAACTGGACGCTCACTAG